From Mycolicibacterium nivoides, a single genomic window includes:
- a CDS encoding DeoR/GlpR family DNA-binding transcription regulator yields the protein MYAEERQQAIAALVMSRGRASVAELAQTYDVTTETVRRDLAVLDKAGVVRRVHGGAVPTRTLHLVEAGVGERDTTRAAQKDAIAAAAVDFFPLSGASVLVDAGTTTARVASQLPTDRELTVVTNSVPIAGILATVPTVTLQLLGGRVRGLTQAAVGEQVLRVLETLRVDIAFIGTNAISVRHGLSTPDTEEAAVKRAMVQAANYVVVVADSSKVGEEDFVSFAPIDSVDTLITDNEISDADRTLLTERGVEVVIA from the coding sequence ATGTACGCCGAGGAGCGCCAGCAGGCCATCGCCGCGCTGGTCATGAGCAGGGGCCGCGCCTCAGTCGCCGAACTGGCGCAGACATACGACGTCACCACGGAGACCGTCCGCCGCGATCTCGCCGTGCTCGACAAAGCCGGTGTCGTGCGCCGCGTGCACGGCGGGGCCGTGCCCACCCGGACACTGCACCTCGTTGAAGCCGGCGTCGGCGAACGCGACACCACCCGCGCCGCGCAGAAAGATGCCATCGCCGCGGCCGCGGTCGACTTCTTCCCCCTCAGCGGTGCCAGTGTCCTCGTGGACGCCGGGACAACCACAGCCCGCGTCGCCTCCCAATTGCCGACGGACCGTGAGCTCACCGTGGTGACCAACTCGGTGCCGATCGCCGGCATCCTCGCCACGGTCCCGACCGTAACCCTGCAGTTGCTCGGCGGACGGGTCCGCGGCCTCACCCAGGCCGCCGTCGGCGAGCAGGTACTGCGCGTACTCGAAACCCTGCGGGTGGACATCGCGTTCATCGGTACCAACGCCATCAGCGTGCGGCATGGATTATCGACCCCGGACACCGAGGAGGCTGCCGTCAAGCGGGCCATGGTGCAGGCCGCGAATTACGTTGTGGTGGTCGCAGACTCATCGAAGGTCGGCGAGGAGGACTTCGTCAGCTTCGCCCCCATCGACAGTGTGGACACCCTGATCACCGACAACGAGATCTCCGACGCCGACCGCACACTGCTCACCGAGCGCGGCGTCGAGGTGGTGATCGCATGA
- a CDS encoding 1-phosphofructokinase family hexose kinase: protein MIITVTPNPSLDRTVTLGSPLARGAVQRVDSVTVEPGGKGINVARALTLADVAAEAVLPASDSDPLLGALLTLGVPFTNVPIAEPVRTNLAITESDGTTTKLNERGAVVDADALEALTRCVLAKAQEASWVVLSGSLPPGIPEDWYAQVVSLLAPLDCRVAVDTSEAPLAALAAGFQVAAPDLIKPNSEELADLAGVPAADLDDAAAQGDMSPVVAAADALVSRGVGTVLATLGAAGAVLVNRSGAWLATPPPIVPRSTVGAGDASLAGYLRAAVAGAEAPQRLQMAVAYGSAAAALPGSALPGPAQLDLDAVRTHPVKVPL, encoded by the coding sequence ATGATCATCACCGTCACTCCGAACCCCAGCCTGGACCGCACCGTAACCCTGGGATCGCCGCTGGCGCGCGGAGCGGTGCAGCGCGTCGACTCCGTCACCGTGGAACCCGGCGGCAAGGGCATCAACGTGGCCCGAGCTCTGACCTTGGCGGACGTGGCCGCCGAGGCGGTGCTGCCCGCCTCCGACTCCGATCCTCTGCTCGGCGCTCTACTCACGCTCGGTGTGCCGTTCACCAATGTTCCGATCGCAGAGCCCGTCCGTACCAACCTGGCCATCACCGAATCCGACGGCACCACAACCAAACTCAATGAACGTGGCGCTGTTGTGGACGCTGACGCGCTGGAGGCGCTGACCCGCTGCGTGCTGGCCAAGGCGCAGGAAGCGTCCTGGGTGGTGCTGTCCGGGTCGCTGCCGCCCGGGATTCCGGAAGACTGGTATGCGCAGGTGGTGTCGCTGCTGGCGCCGCTTGACTGCCGGGTGGCCGTCGATACCTCCGAGGCGCCGCTGGCCGCGCTGGCGGCCGGGTTCCAGGTGGCCGCGCCCGACCTGATCAAGCCCAATTCCGAGGAGTTGGCCGACCTGGCCGGCGTTCCGGCCGCTGACCTGGACGACGCTGCCGCCCAGGGTGACATGTCGCCGGTCGTGGCCGCCGCCGACGCGCTCGTCTCGCGCGGTGTCGGCACGGTGCTGGCCACCCTCGGCGCTGCCGGCGCGGTGCTGGTGAACCGTTCGGGCGCCTGGCTGGCCACGCCGCCGCCGATCGTTCCGCGCAGCACTGTCGGCGCGGGCGATGCCTCGCTGGCCGGCTACCTGCGCGCCGCCGTCGCCGGTGCGGAAGCCCCGCAACGACTGCAGATGGCCGTCGCCTACGGCAGTGCCGCCGCGGCGCTGCCCGGTTCGGCCCTGCCCGGCCCCGCTCAACTCGACCTCGACGCTGTCCGTACCCACCCCGTGAAGGTGCCACTATGA
- a CDS encoding pirin family protein: MPAITADTLTLPRIAAAQASDTERPVRSITTGPRGYEGEGFPVVRAFGGVSAADLDPFVHMDQMGEVEYQPGEPRGTDWHPHRGFETVTYMIDGRFAHQDSHGGGGLITDGATQWMTAGSGILHIETPPAELVENGGTFHGIQLWVNLPKKDKFATPRYQAIEGPDAKLLSSQDGGALVRIIAGEIDGAQGPGSTHTPITMAHATIEPGAQLNLPWNRDFNALVYVLSGRGSVGPVGHPIHQGQLAVLGPGDRITVSAEGTQDSNRPAMEVLLLGGQPIREPVFHYGPFVMNSKSELIQALEDYQAGKFGQIPPNALMPHRPLS; the protein is encoded by the coding sequence ATGCCAGCCATCACCGCAGACACCTTGACCCTGCCCCGTATCGCGGCAGCTCAGGCGTCGGACACCGAACGCCCGGTCCGTTCGATCACGACCGGCCCGCGCGGGTACGAAGGCGAGGGATTCCCCGTCGTGCGCGCATTCGGTGGAGTCAGCGCCGCCGACCTCGACCCGTTCGTCCACATGGACCAGATGGGTGAGGTGGAGTACCAGCCCGGCGAACCGCGGGGCACCGATTGGCACCCGCACCGCGGGTTCGAAACTGTCACCTACATGATCGACGGCCGCTTCGCCCATCAGGATTCACATGGCGGCGGCGGTCTGATCACCGACGGCGCCACCCAATGGATGACGGCCGGATCCGGCATCCTGCACATCGAGACGCCGCCGGCCGAACTGGTCGAGAACGGCGGCACCTTCCACGGCATCCAGCTGTGGGTGAACCTGCCCAAGAAGGACAAGTTCGCGACGCCGCGCTACCAGGCCATCGAGGGTCCCGACGCGAAACTGCTGTCCTCGCAGGACGGCGGCGCCTTGGTCCGGATCATCGCCGGCGAGATCGATGGTGCGCAGGGCCCGGGCAGCACGCACACCCCGATCACCATGGCGCACGCCACGATCGAACCGGGTGCGCAGCTCAACCTGCCGTGGAACCGCGACTTCAACGCACTGGTCTACGTACTGAGCGGACGCGGCAGCGTCGGCCCGGTCGGCCACCCGATCCATCAGGGCCAACTCGCAGTGCTGGGCCCCGGTGACCGGATCACGGTCTCGGCCGAGGGAACTCAGGACTCGAACCGGCCCGCGATGGAGGTTCTGCTGCTGGGCGGTCAGCCGATTCGGGAACCGGTCTTCCACTACGGCCCGTTCGTGATGAACTCCAAGTCCGAGCTCATCCAGGCGCTGGAGGACTACCAGGCGGGCAAGTTCGGCCAGATCCCGCCGAATGCGCTCATGCCGCACCGGCCCCTGAGCTGA
- the ptsP gene encoding phosphoenolpyruvate--protein phosphotransferase, with protein MGTTSSVASPIVLRGVPVVPGVQYAPVIRVSRLPEIQVPAGDIDEADRPAEAGRFAAAATEVATRLRDRAAHATGAASEVLAATATLAQDRAWIGAADKRIAAGAPAVRAVSEAVDQFVDLFTQLGGLMAERVTDLRDIRDRVIAELSGLPEPGVPLPDIPSILFAEDLAPADTAGLDPQLVVGLATTLGGPTSHTAIIARQLGIPCVVAVSGLDSVAAGAMVLLDGTAGTVTTDPDPTAAAKDVAAAQRNALAARQWTGPGATADGHTVAILANVQDGAAAKAARETPAEGVGLFRTELCFLNRDTEPTVEEQAAIYGEVLEAYAGHKVVVRTLDAGSDKPLKFAGHPDEANPALGVRGIRIAEGNPGLLAHQLEAVAAAGKATGNQPWVMAPMIATAAEAKSFAAKARSHGLTPGVMIEVPAAALLADKILDHVDFLSIGTNDLAQYTMAADRMSADLAALTDPWQPAVLALVEMAARAGAAAGKPVGVCGEAAADPLLAAVLVGLGVTSLSMAPAAIAAVGSRIAQVTLQQCRAAAEAVLATGSAAEAREAALARLS; from the coding sequence ATGGGCACTACATCATCGGTTGCGTCACCCATCGTCTTGCGCGGGGTTCCGGTGGTTCCGGGTGTGCAGTACGCACCTGTGATCCGGGTCAGCAGGCTGCCGGAGATCCAGGTCCCCGCCGGCGATATCGACGAAGCGGACCGGCCGGCAGAGGCGGGGCGTTTCGCGGCCGCGGCGACGGAGGTCGCCACCCGGCTGCGAGACCGGGCCGCGCACGCCACCGGTGCGGCCTCGGAGGTGCTCGCCGCGACCGCGACGCTGGCGCAGGACCGGGCCTGGATAGGTGCCGCTGACAAACGGATTGCCGCGGGGGCGCCGGCGGTCCGCGCCGTATCGGAGGCCGTCGACCAGTTCGTGGACCTGTTCACACAGCTCGGTGGGCTGATGGCCGAACGCGTCACCGATCTGCGCGACATCCGCGACCGGGTCATCGCCGAGCTGTCCGGACTGCCCGAACCTGGTGTGCCGCTGCCGGATATCCCGTCGATCCTCTTCGCCGAGGACCTGGCCCCGGCCGACACCGCGGGGCTGGATCCGCAGTTGGTGGTCGGACTGGCGACCACGCTGGGCGGGCCGACCAGCCACACCGCGATCATCGCCCGTCAGCTGGGGATTCCGTGCGTCGTGGCCGTGAGCGGGCTCGATTCGGTTGCCGCCGGTGCGATGGTGCTGCTCGACGGCACCGCGGGCACGGTGACCACAGACCCGGACCCCACTGCTGCGGCCAAAGACGTGGCCGCCGCGCAACGGAACGCCCTGGCGGCCCGGCAGTGGACCGGACCGGGTGCGACGGCCGACGGCCACACCGTCGCGATCCTGGCCAATGTCCAGGACGGCGCGGCCGCCAAGGCGGCACGCGAAACCCCTGCCGAAGGCGTCGGCCTGTTCCGCACCGAGCTGTGCTTCCTCAATCGCGACACCGAGCCGACCGTCGAGGAACAGGCGGCGATCTACGGCGAGGTGCTCGAGGCGTACGCCGGGCACAAGGTCGTGGTCCGCACCCTCGACGCCGGCTCGGACAAGCCCCTGAAGTTCGCGGGCCACCCTGACGAGGCCAACCCGGCGCTCGGTGTCCGCGGGATCCGGATCGCCGAGGGTAATCCCGGCCTGCTGGCGCACCAGCTCGAAGCGGTGGCGGCTGCGGGCAAGGCCACCGGAAACCAGCCGTGGGTGATGGCGCCCATGATTGCCACCGCTGCGGAGGCGAAAAGCTTTGCCGCCAAGGCGCGTTCGCATGGGCTCACGCCAGGCGTGATGATCGAGGTGCCTGCCGCGGCTCTACTGGCCGACAAGATTCTCGATCACGTCGACTTTCTGTCGATCGGCACCAACGACCTCGCGCAGTACACGATGGCCGCGGACCGGATGTCGGCCGACCTGGCCGCCCTCACCGACCCGTGGCAGCCCGCGGTGCTGGCCCTGGTGGAGATGGCCGCCCGAGCCGGCGCGGCGGCGGGCAAGCCGGTCGGGGTGTGCGGCGAGGCCGCGGCCGACCCGTTGCTGGCCGCCGTGTTGGTGGGCCTGGGTGTGACGTCGTTGTCGATGGCGCCGGCGGCCATCGCCGCGGTGGGTTCGCGGATCGCGCAGGTAACGCTGCAGCAGTGCCGCGCCGCCGCCGAGGCGGTCCTGGCCACGGGCTCCGCCGCGGAGGCCCGCGAGGCTGCGCTGGCCCGCCTGTCCTGA
- a CDS encoding CHAT domain-containing protein: MTIKLQISGLKDTADTHSVRGGMPGIEAANPDTGLLNVIQVVDSYNLSPSAREQSPKPQGISVEDDAVLEIEIEGGITTWVSAKRYYEDAPLLKPEAMVGDAVSVNSLPRASERGVKEWLTTRLRVLRLNPDAITDKLTDPTQWPIDLVDEAKDLGVNLLAKIPAWYATKALIRMIENNLEPGPGLYKWDDATGKTGTPAQAVNLSDFDADKRILVFIHGTASSTRGSFGAFLSTEAQPQWQELQRRFDNNIYAFEHRTLSESPIDNAIKLLRVLPRNARVSIVSHSRGGLVGDLVTLTSINTELVANFKRGNSDLDLADLHDRRQLGRLAELVAQKQLRVERFVRCASPSRGTLLAGENIDVFLSVLTNLVGFIPGVGGTPLYEVVKRIALEIVKNRTVPSLVPGLEAMMPQSPLVALLNNLTDPALGAMGVIAGDIQGGNWLKKIGVFASDHIIYEGRDNDLVVNTDAMFHGARRTVAGYIFDQGADVSHFNYFSNPSTRGALVEWLAATDMRPAIFRDIVTEALEPVPMLRSLQTRANADQPIVFVLPGIMGSHLNVGEREVWMRYLALLRGGLGDLADVTAENVRPVALVGDGYRELCEFLQNTHEVIPFAYDWRRSVTAAAHLLIVELENALRRTQQPVRIIAHSMGGLVVRAMIAQAPDLWDRICKRDGGRLIMLGTPNRGSYDIVESLLGTAATVQKLALLDLTHDTARIVDIISKFPGVLELLPDDERYFTVPHWQEYQKKLRGSAIPGEALLNDARTTHDAIKDHLSGLPHPDRVHYVAGTSPRTVKGIDRVGDRIVLECTTEGDGRVTYASGRLPGVRTWYMDAVHGDLASHAPSFLALQDLLDSGTTSRLSETPLSSARGGPQDFRALPEPVLYPTETSLAADLLGKSAQKPYQEGAQPSFRVSVVHDDLRYARYPIVVGHYEGDTIIGAEAQLDGLLRGALTERYALGLYPGVFGSVAVVLRKPTALQKALALPTGAIVVGLGKWGDLSAGQLCDLLRRAALQYVLERRDGLSASPDDDSATEKIGLSVLLVGGNSTANIAVGDSVGAILRAIGQANRELADGNSTPLTIQEVEIVELYADTAIEAAHAVKRLAPLIGKELETEIEAAPLLRRGREGRRRLTASAGRQHAWRRWEVSVVVPPHKSEPACLPKPLADRLKRAVLESDNADPELLAALAELAISAPAGRAEAHRQIKFLTLSDRARAEATAQQRQPELVDRLIKDSISQTRFRADESRVLFELTVPNELKSGLAQVDNLVLVLDAETAAYPWELMSAGDKALCLDKALVRQLQTSNYRPQIGARAGTAAYVVGDPLVSPPFNQLPGAMAEASAVYDLLRGRFDVDKPVTKPTALEVLAGLYRKPYRVVHLAGHGYYEPPVTADGKARSGMVLDNGVFLTAVEVGQMQQVPELVFLNCCHIGQTGPEAPAQRPTVEFNRLAASVSRELIEMGVRAVVAAGWAVKDDAAKEFAQKFYECMLGGETFGYALKAARGHTHEEFRDSNTWGAYQAYGDPDYRLDPTATGTTAAGPGRVDVAEFIEAVSYVGRKPEAGSAPTIAPSEAAQQLNALVKECPADWLEQTDVQMAIGYAYGNLRRFEDARRYLIASLAGEGETSTTTMRAVEQLANFEARMANDLADSEADRARELYGEAIARLERLLEVSKTAERYNLLGSAYKRRAASEPTARAAAEMLCQAREQYRQAHLLTLQRQCLDPYSVLNWLTLTAILDQQVPDADALIDRCEATARERFSVDRTFYTAVAIADAALVRALRSGRLGRNGHAGQQEVARLLTRFEEVVQLAAPTQSNLDSVCTHLDVTSRLLTKIHPNRASSRITVAHLDELRRRIGGDQRNGQSPEPKVSMNQTNGSSPNQTNGSSPKTTAGQPKPPSRRPGGVGISG, from the coding sequence ATGACCATCAAGCTGCAGATTTCCGGTCTCAAGGACACGGCCGACACCCATTCGGTACGCGGAGGCATGCCCGGCATCGAAGCCGCAAATCCCGACACCGGCCTGCTCAACGTGATCCAGGTGGTCGACTCCTACAACCTCTCTCCGTCGGCCCGCGAGCAAAGTCCGAAACCCCAAGGTATCTCGGTGGAGGACGACGCCGTACTCGAGATCGAGATCGAAGGCGGGATCACCACGTGGGTCTCGGCCAAGCGGTATTACGAGGACGCCCCGCTGCTCAAACCCGAAGCGATGGTCGGCGACGCCGTCAGCGTCAACTCGCTGCCGCGAGCTTCGGAGCGGGGCGTCAAAGAGTGGCTGACCACTCGGCTTCGGGTGCTGCGATTGAATCCTGACGCCATCACCGACAAGCTCACCGATCCCACGCAATGGCCGATCGATCTCGTCGACGAAGCCAAAGACCTCGGCGTCAACCTGCTGGCGAAGATCCCGGCCTGGTACGCCACCAAAGCGTTGATCAGAATGATCGAGAACAATCTCGAACCCGGCCCCGGGCTGTACAAGTGGGACGACGCCACAGGTAAGACCGGGACACCGGCTCAGGCCGTCAATTTGAGCGACTTCGACGCCGACAAGCGCATTTTGGTCTTCATCCATGGCACTGCGTCCTCCACCCGCGGTAGCTTCGGCGCCTTCCTCAGCACCGAAGCGCAACCACAGTGGCAAGAGTTGCAGCGGCGGTTCGACAACAACATCTACGCCTTCGAACACCGCACCTTGAGCGAAAGCCCGATCGACAATGCCATCAAGCTACTCAGGGTGTTACCCCGCAATGCCCGGGTCAGCATCGTGTCGCATTCACGCGGCGGACTGGTCGGCGACCTCGTCACGCTGACGTCGATCAACACCGAACTGGTCGCGAACTTCAAACGTGGCAACTCCGATCTGGACCTGGCAGACCTGCACGACCGCAGACAACTCGGCCGGCTCGCGGAACTCGTTGCTCAGAAACAGCTTCGGGTGGAACGGTTCGTGCGCTGCGCCTCGCCGTCCCGCGGCACGCTTCTGGCGGGCGAGAACATCGATGTCTTCCTATCGGTGCTGACCAACCTCGTCGGTTTCATTCCGGGCGTCGGCGGAACGCCGCTCTATGAAGTGGTCAAGCGGATCGCACTTGAGATCGTCAAGAATCGGACCGTGCCGTCGCTGGTGCCCGGGCTCGAGGCGATGATGCCGCAATCACCGCTGGTCGCGCTGCTCAACAATCTGACCGATCCCGCACTCGGGGCGATGGGGGTCATCGCCGGAGATATCCAGGGCGGCAACTGGCTCAAGAAGATCGGAGTGTTCGCCAGCGATCACATCATCTATGAAGGTCGGGACAACGATCTCGTCGTCAATACCGACGCGATGTTTCACGGGGCCCGCCGGACGGTCGCCGGCTACATATTCGATCAGGGCGCCGACGTCAGCCACTTCAACTACTTCAGCAATCCGAGCACGCGTGGGGCGCTGGTCGAGTGGCTCGCGGCGACGGACATGCGTCCGGCGATCTTCCGGGACATCGTGACCGAAGCGCTCGAGCCGGTGCCGATGCTGCGGTCACTCCAGACCCGTGCCAACGCAGATCAGCCGATTGTCTTTGTCCTTCCGGGAATCATGGGCTCTCACCTCAATGTCGGCGAGCGTGAGGTGTGGATGCGCTACCTCGCCTTGTTACGCGGTGGGCTCGGCGATCTCGCCGACGTCACCGCGGAGAATGTGCGCCCCGTCGCCTTGGTCGGCGATGGCTATCGCGAGCTGTGCGAGTTCCTGCAGAACACACACGAAGTCATCCCGTTCGCCTACGACTGGCGCCGGTCGGTGACCGCCGCGGCGCACTTGCTGATCGTCGAGCTCGAGAACGCCTTACGACGAACGCAACAGCCGGTACGCATCATCGCCCACAGCATGGGCGGGCTGGTGGTGCGCGCGATGATCGCGCAAGCACCCGACCTGTGGGACCGCATCTGCAAACGCGACGGCGGGCGCCTAATCATGCTCGGCACCCCGAACCGCGGCTCGTACGACATCGTCGAATCCTTGCTGGGCACTGCAGCAACCGTGCAGAAACTAGCACTGCTGGACCTCACCCACGACACGGCGAGAATCGTGGACATCATCTCGAAGTTCCCCGGCGTACTCGAGTTGCTGCCCGACGACGAGCGTTACTTCACCGTGCCGCACTGGCAGGAGTACCAGAAGAAGCTCCGCGGGTCGGCCATTCCCGGTGAAGCGCTGCTGAACGACGCGCGCACGACGCACGACGCCATCAAAGACCACCTCTCGGGTCTACCCCACCCCGATCGGGTGCACTACGTGGCAGGAACCTCGCCACGCACCGTAAAGGGCATCGACCGCGTCGGCGACCGGATAGTCCTGGAATGTACGACGGAAGGCGACGGTCGGGTCACGTATGCCTCGGGCCGCCTGCCCGGCGTCCGCACCTGGTACATGGATGCAGTGCACGGCGACCTGGCGTCTCACGCGCCGAGCTTCCTCGCGCTGCAGGACCTACTCGATTCCGGTACCACCTCACGACTCTCGGAGACTCCGCTCAGCTCAGCACGCGGAGGCCCGCAGGACTTTCGGGCCCTGCCCGAACCGGTGCTCTATCCGACAGAGACGTCGCTGGCCGCTGACCTCCTGGGAAAGTCCGCGCAGAAGCCGTATCAGGAAGGTGCGCAGCCGAGCTTCCGGGTATCAGTGGTCCACGACGACCTGCGCTACGCGCGCTATCCCATTGTGGTGGGGCACTATGAGGGCGACACCATCATCGGCGCCGAGGCCCAATTGGACGGGCTGCTGCGGGGCGCGCTGACGGAGCGCTACGCGCTCGGCCTCTACCCCGGCGTGTTCGGATCTGTGGCGGTGGTCTTACGCAAGCCGACGGCGCTACAGAAGGCGCTGGCCCTGCCAACCGGTGCGATTGTCGTAGGCCTCGGCAAATGGGGCGACCTCAGCGCGGGCCAACTCTGCGATCTGCTTCGACGTGCCGCACTCCAGTACGTTCTCGAACGCCGCGACGGTCTGTCCGCATCACCGGATGACGACTCCGCAACGGAGAAGATCGGCTTGTCGGTGCTACTGGTCGGCGGCAATTCGACCGCCAACATCGCGGTGGGGGACTCGGTCGGCGCCATTCTGCGCGCTATCGGCCAGGCCAATCGCGAACTCGCCGACGGTAATAGCACCCCCCTCACCATCCAGGAAGTCGAGATCGTCGAGCTCTACGCCGACACGGCGATCGAGGCCGCGCATGCGGTCAAGCGCCTGGCTCCGCTGATCGGCAAGGAGCTCGAGACCGAGATCGAGGCGGCTCCCCTGCTACGGCGCGGCCGCGAGGGCCGTCGGCGCCTGACCGCCTCGGCAGGTCGCCAGCACGCCTGGCGCCGGTGGGAGGTCAGCGTGGTGGTGCCGCCGCACAAGTCCGAACCGGCGTGCCTGCCCAAGCCGTTGGCCGACCGGCTCAAGCGCGCGGTGCTCGAATCGGACAACGCTGACCCCGAACTCCTGGCCGCGCTGGCGGAATTGGCGATCAGCGCACCTGCCGGCCGGGCTGAAGCGCACCGTCAGATCAAGTTCCTCACCCTGTCGGACCGCGCCCGCGCCGAGGCAACCGCGCAGCAGCGGCAGCCCGAGCTGGTGGACCGGCTGATCAAGGACTCGATCTCCCAAACCCGATTCAGGGCAGACGAATCGCGTGTGCTGTTCGAACTCACGGTTCCCAACGAGCTCAAGTCCGGGCTCGCACAGGTCGACAACCTGGTGCTCGTCCTGGACGCCGAAACCGCCGCCTATCCATGGGAACTGATGAGCGCCGGCGACAAGGCTCTCTGTCTCGACAAGGCTCTGGTACGGCAGTTACAGACCTCGAACTACCGCCCACAGATCGGCGCACGGGCAGGCACGGCGGCTTACGTCGTTGGCGATCCGCTGGTCAGCCCACCGTTCAATCAATTGCCCGGCGCGATGGCCGAAGCCAGTGCCGTGTACGACCTACTGCGCGGGAGATTCGACGTCGACAAGCCAGTGACCAAGCCGACGGCGCTCGAAGTGCTCGCCGGGCTGTACCGAAAGCCCTACCGCGTCGTGCATTTGGCCGGCCACGGCTACTACGAGCCGCCCGTGACAGCGGACGGCAAGGCCCGTAGCGGGATGGTGCTCGACAACGGGGTGTTTCTGACCGCTGTCGAGGTCGGCCAGATGCAGCAGGTACCGGAATTGGTCTTCCTCAACTGCTGCCACATCGGCCAGACCGGACCCGAGGCACCAGCGCAGAGGCCCACTGTCGAGTTCAATCGACTGGCCGCCAGCGTTTCCCGCGAACTGATCGAGATGGGCGTCCGCGCGGTGGTAGCCGCCGGTTGGGCTGTCAAGGATGACGCCGCCAAGGAGTTCGCCCAGAAATTCTACGAATGCATGCTCGGCGGAGAGACTTTCGGCTACGCGCTCAAGGCCGCTCGCGGCCACACCCACGAAGAGTTCCGCGACAGCAACACCTGGGGCGCATACCAAGCGTATGGCGACCCGGACTACCGGCTCGATCCCACCGCTACCGGAACTACGGCGGCAGGGCCGGGGCGGGTGGACGTGGCCGAGTTCATCGAAGCGGTGAGCTACGTCGGCCGCAAACCGGAAGCTGGTTCGGCGCCCACGATTGCGCCCAGTGAAGCCGCCCAGCAACTCAACGCGCTGGTGAAGGAATGCCCCGCCGACTGGCTTGAGCAAACCGATGTCCAGATGGCGATCGGCTACGCCTACGGCAATCTGAGGCGGTTCGAAGATGCCCGCCGCTATCTGATCGCCTCCCTGGCCGGAGAGGGCGAAACATCAACCACGACGATGCGTGCCGTTGAACAACTCGCCAATTTCGAGGCACGCATGGCCAACGATCTCGCCGACAGCGAGGCCGACCGCGCCCGGGAGTTGTACGGGGAGGCCATCGCGCGCCTCGAACGGCTGCTCGAGGTGTCCAAGACCGCGGAGCGGTACAACCTGCTCGGTAGCGCTTACAAGCGTCGTGCCGCCTCCGAACCGACCGCCAGGGCCGCCGCGGAGATGCTGTGTCAAGCGCGCGAGCAATACCGTCAGGCGCATCTGCTCACCCTGCAGCGTCAATGCCTCGATCCCTACTCCGTGCTCAACTGGTTGACCCTGACGGCAATTCTCGACCAACAGGTGCCGGACGCCGATGCGTTGATCGATCGTTGTGAGGCCACCGCGCGCGAGCGATTCTCGGTCGACCGCACGTTCTATACCGCAGTCGCGATCGCCGACGCAGCCTTGGTGCGCGCGCTCAGGTCGGGCAGGCTCGGGCGGAATGGCCATGCCGGACAACAGGAAGTAGCCCGATTGCTGACCCGTTTCGAAGAGGTGGTTCAGCTGGCGGCACCTACTCAGAGCAACCTCGATTCGGTCTGTACGCACCTCGACGTCACCAGCAGGCTCTTGACAAAGATCCATCCCAACCGCGCCAGCAGCCGGATCACAGTGGCTCACCTCGACGAGCTGCGCCGGCGAATCGGCGGTGATCAGCGCAACGGGCAGAGCCCCGAACCCAAGGTCTCCATGAACCAGACCAACGGGTCCTCCCCGAACCAGACCAACGGGTCGTCCCCCAAAACGACTGCCGGACAGCCTAAGCCGCCCAGTCGCAGACCGGGCGGCGTCGGTATTTCCGGGTAG